The Deltaproteobacteria bacterium region CGCAGAAAATATAAGAGATTTGAAAGCGAATATACCGGCATAAACACAAAAACCCTTGTTGTCCAGATACCGGGTGGGATGATTTCAAATCTTGCGGTTCAACTGAAGGAGCAGAATGCAATTGAAAAAATGAATGATGTCCTTGAAGAGATACCAAAGGTAAGAAAGGACATGGGCTATCCGCCGCTTGTCACGCCGACAAGCCAGATTGTAGGAACGCAGGCGACCCTGAACATACTTACAGGAGAGAGGTATAAGGTAATAACCAGCGAGACAAAGAATTATTTCAAGGGACTTTACGGAACCCCGCCTGGAAAGATAGACAAAAAAGTTCAGAAAAAGGCGATAGGGGACGAGGAGCCCATTACATGCAGGCCTGCGGACCTTCTTGAGCCTGAGCTTGACAAGCTTACAAGAGAGTTGGGAGGCAGGGCAAAAAGTATTGAAGACATCCTTTCCTATGCACTGTTCCCCAATGTTGCGCTGGAATATTTTGAGCAAAGGGAGAGCGGAAAACTTGAACCGGAGCCACTTGAAGAGACGAAAGAGGCAGAGTCCCAGCATGCGCCTTTGATGGCCTCCCTTGCGCCGAGCGAATTTATCATAACCGTGCATGGCGAGTCATATCGGGTGAAGGTTGCAGGCGCAGGCCACAAGGTTGAAGGCAAGAGACCATTTTTCTTAAAGATAGACGACCGTCTGGAAGAGGTGATGATAGAATCGCTTACAGAGGTCATCCCTTCCACAGCAGGAGAAATAGAGGCAAAGCCGACAACCACATCAGTAAGGCCAAAGGCAATGAAAAAGGGGGATGTTACAGCGCCCATTCCCGGAAAGGTTACAAGCATAAAAGTATCCGAAGGGGCAAAGGTGAATGCCGGCGATACGCTTTTGACTGTAGAGGCAATGAAGATGGAAAATGAGGTGCATACGCCGATGGACGGCGTTGTGAAAAAGATATATGTTAAGGTGGGAGATTCGGTAAATCCTGACGAGACGCTGATAGTGATTGAGAAGGAGTAGGAAATTTGCTAACAAAACTTACCGAACAAGGTATGGGCTATCAAATTGTTGACATCAAAATGAAAAATGGGAAAGGTCGTAAAGAAAAAATAGTTACCAATTCAATATACTTGCAACTTGACAAAAACGAATTATTAGAACCAAATGATATTGAAGCAATCACATTGCACAAACTTCATATAACACAGCATAAAAGGTTTGTGCCTTACGACACTCACCCAAATCCTTCGCTATCGCTCAGGACTTCTTTTATGCTGGGAACGAATGGCAATGTGCCACAATTGGAGGTAGTATTATGAGTAAAGGCAACAGGGTTGGAGCTATTCTTATTCTCATAGGTATTTGTATTCCTCTTATTTCTTTTGTTTTTGTAGAAGATTACAACTCAAGATTCGGTTTTTGGAGTAGTGTAACAGCAACACGAGGAGGGATGCACATAAAACTGTGGAAAAGACAAAATAAATCTAACCTACTACCAACTTGGGATGAAGTATTACGAGACCCTGAATTTCAATCACTTTCAACTGA contains the following coding sequences:
- the oadA gene encoding sodium-extruding oxaloacetate decarboxylase subunit alpha, yielding MSKNKTKNHRVKITDTVLRDAHQSLLATRMRTEDMLPIAEKLDKVGYFSLEVWGGATFDTCLRFLREDPWQRLRDLRKALPNTKLQMLLRGQNIVGYRHYPDDVVKKFIERAVKNGMDIFRIFDALNDIRNIETALKAVKSMGATVEASVCYTTSPIHSHAGFVEMAQRLEDMGANIICIKDMAGLLTPYAAYDLVKSLKERIKLPIHIHSHDSSGLASMSYLKAIEAGAEIIDTAISSLASGAAQPPTESIVEALQGTPYDTGLDIALLADIAEYFRNIRRKYKRFESEYTGINTKTLVVQIPGGMISNLAVQLKEQNAIEKMNDVLEEIPKVRKDMGYPPLVTPTSQIVGTQATLNILTGERYKVITSETKNYFKGLYGTPPGKIDKKVQKKAIGDEEPITCRPADLLEPELDKLTRELGGRAKSIEDILSYALFPNVALEYFEQRESGKLEPEPLEETKEAESQHAPLMASLAPSEFIITVHGESYRVKVAGAGHKVEGKRPFFLKIDDRLEEVMIESLTEVIPSTAGEIEAKPTTTSVRPKAMKKGDVTAPIPGKVTSIKVSEGAKVNAGDTLLTVEAMKMENEVHTPMDGVVKKIYVKVGDSVNPDETLIVIEKE